ACTTTTTTACCGATGGAATCTACGAGGGTGAATTCAGCTTCAGGAAAAACGATAGCAAGAGGGATACCGGGGAAACCGCCACCGGTTCCGGCATCCATGATACGGCTTCCCTGAGAAAAGCCAATGATCCTGGCAATGCTAAGGGAATGGAGGACATGCCTTTCCATCAGGCTGTCAATGTCTTTCCTGGATACTACATTGATCCTGGCATTCCAATACCGGTAAAGATCTTCAAGCTTTCCCATTTGGTCGACCATTTTTCCGGTTAAATCCGGGAAATATTTCCTAATCTTTTCCATGCTGCAATTTATAAAATCCTTTAAACAATGAATTGTTAAAATCTCAGTTTTGAATTCTGCAACTTGCAACAATCTATTTATATTTTTGTAGGCTCTTAAGCAGATAGTAATGAATATATTTTCCGGTAATACATTATTTCTCATGATGTTATTCTTCCTGCCCGGTTTAACCGCCAGCGGGCAACGGGATCCTGTTACCGAAAAATATATTGAAACTTACAAGGACATTGCCATACAGAAGATGCAGGAATACCGCATTCCGGCCAGCATCACACTCGCACAGGGAGTTCTGGAATCAGGAAGCGGCACCAGTGATTTGGCACGAAAGGCCAACAATCATTTTGGTATCAAGTGTCATTCCTGGAATGGGAGAAAGTTTTATCAGGATGACGATGCAAAAAACGAATGTTTCCGGAAATACCGCACTGCGGAAGAATCATTCCGCGACCACTCTCTCTTTTTAACCCAGCGCAGCCGTTATGCCTCTTTATTTGATCTGGAGATCACCGATTACAAAGCCTGGGCTCACGGATTAAAAAAGGCCGGTTATGCTACAAATCCAAAATACCCGCAATTGTTGATACGCATTATAGAAGAATACCAGTTATATGCATATGACCGGGACGCCGAACCCATTATCCTGACTAAAAAATCACCCAGGAAAGCTACGGAAGCGACCAATGGGACTGTAACGGCTGCACCCGATCCTGCGGTTTCGGAATTCCCGGTCCAGCCATCCAAGATAGTTATTCAAACAGGTCCTGGAGGACGGGCCATTTACAGCAATAACGGAGTAAAATTTATTTATGCTGAAGAGGGTGACAATTTCTCAACCATTGCTGAGGATTTCAACATTTATTCCTGGCAGGTATATCGTTATAACGATCTGGACAAAAAAGAAAAGATCCATACCAACCAGATCATTTATTTAGAAAAGAAGAAAAACAAAGCCCAGAAGGACTTTCACGAGGTTACACCAGGGGAAACCATGCACAAAATATCCCAGCTTTATGCCATCAGGCTGAAAACTCTCTACAAGAAAAACAACATGGAAGAAGGAAGCGAGCCTGTTACCGGTCAGAAAATCAAACTGCGTTAATTCAAATTTTTCTTAAAAGTTCCCGAATCAGGACAATCAGATCAT
Above is a window of Bacteroidota bacterium DNA encoding:
- a CDS encoding class I SAM-dependent methyltransferase, encoding MEKIRKYFPDLTGKMVDQMGKLEDLYRYWNARINVVSRKDIDSLMERHVLHSLSIARIIGFSQGSRIMDAGTGGGFPGIPLAIVFPEAEFTLVDSIGKKV
- a CDS encoding glucosaminidase domain-containing protein, which produces MNIFSGNTLFLMMLFFLPGLTASGQRDPVTEKYIETYKDIAIQKMQEYRIPASITLAQGVLESGSGTSDLARKANNHFGIKCHSWNGRKFYQDDDAKNECFRKYRTAEESFRDHSLFLTQRSRYASLFDLEITDYKAWAHGLKKAGYATNPKYPQLLIRIIEEYQLYAYDRDAEPIILTKKSPRKATEATNGTVTAAPDPAVSEFPVQPSKIVIQTGPGGRAIYSNNGVKFIYAEEGDNFSTIAEDFNIYSWQVYRYNDLDKKEKIHTNQIIYLEKKKNKAQKDFHEVTPGETMHKISQLYAIRLKTLYKKNNMEEGSEPVTGQKIKLR